From one Synechocystis sp. PCC 6803 substr. PCC-P genomic stretch:
- a CDS encoding diguanylate cyclase: protein MGDEHQDIGKVIAKLETSKEVVANLKLQTFLRSAFLSEASHINSGEDVGKFLEAILQEGEEMFNYLANHAPVLIWIAGLDKGCFYFNQPWLNFTGRTLEQEQGNGWAEGVHPDDFDRCWQTYVEAFDARQPFTMEYRLRNRGGEYRWLLDNGVPRLAPDGEFLGYIGSCIDITERYEARQAIEESEEKYRSLVESINTIIVRWLPTGEITFANEYCHNFFGFSKEEMVGKSVFDTIVPRTSSSGQNLEAMVADICRNPENYKYNENENVRKNGDRVWVAWTNEPIFDSQGNLLEILGSGIDITSRKLAEEQLRQREAELSEAQSLAKLGTWKFLSGSGEIQWSEEILRMFGLEHPPSYEELTASIHPGDRQRHDEVVQSVLESQNSQDLVYRFFRQDGSQGWLWAKIEALVNGAGEMIGLHGVAMDVTEQKSVETALQDSESRFRKVFESAVVGMMFANINGQITEANDCLLKMLGYTRKELEAGLMRWDQITPPEYKSQDLEAIENLRIYGFTKPWEKEYYHKNGRRVPILMGASPFEGEPDLTICVVVPMEEQKKALYQRDRIEAELEKLNAKLEQRVLERTQALAESQEQVNRVNEQLAQRLEELKRRNQEMELLSTLNQYLQSCVVVADACASLAALAPPLFPNIAGTISIFDSTANYFEQVKTWGNLACSEPLFNGTDCWALRLGQPHLVGVQQHDLLCSHLNPECLPQESLCIPLIAQGETLGLLNLCSDRAGVISSDQQQLAKAVAEQVSLAIANIKLRERLENQSIRDPLTGLFNRRYLEQFFLQEIGRAKRYNHSIGVIMGDIDHFKQFNDQLGHDAGDHVLKTIGRILQSNIRGSDIACRYGGEEMTIVLPQTSLEDTLVKAESLRQAIASMEVEYKGKELGTLTVSLGVACYPNHGETMVNIIQAADRALYQAKAAGRNRVVMADEVFPVN, encoded by the coding sequence ATGGGCGATGAGCACCAAGATATTGGCAAGGTAATAGCAAAACTGGAAACTTCAAAGGAAGTCGTTGCTAACCTAAAACTCCAGACCTTTCTTCGTTCTGCTTTTCTCTCAGAGGCATCACATATTAACAGTGGTGAGGATGTCGGCAAATTTCTAGAGGCTATCCTTCAAGAAGGGGAAGAAATGTTTAATTACCTTGCCAACCACGCCCCGGTTTTGATCTGGATTGCTGGCTTAGACAAAGGCTGTTTTTATTTTAATCAACCTTGGCTCAATTTTACTGGTCGCACTCTGGAACAAGAGCAGGGCAATGGTTGGGCTGAAGGGGTTCATCCCGACGATTTTGATCGTTGTTGGCAAACCTACGTTGAAGCTTTTGATGCCCGGCAACCGTTTACGATGGAATATCGCCTGCGGAATCGAGGGGGAGAATACCGTTGGTTATTAGACAATGGCGTACCTCGGCTTGCTCCAGACGGAGAGTTTTTGGGTTATATCGGTTCTTGTATTGACATTACTGAACGTTATGAAGCTCGCCAAGCTATTGAAGAAAGTGAAGAAAAATATCGCAGTTTAGTGGAGTCGATTAACACGATTATTGTGCGCTGGTTACCGACGGGGGAAATCACCTTCGCGAACGAATATTGCCACAACTTTTTTGGTTTTAGCAAAGAGGAAATGGTGGGCAAGTCGGTGTTCGATACCATCGTGCCTAGGACCAGCAGCTCCGGTCAAAATCTGGAGGCAATGGTGGCAGATATTTGCCGTAATCCTGAGAATTATAAATATAACGAAAATGAAAATGTCCGCAAAAACGGCGATCGGGTTTGGGTCGCTTGGACTAATGAACCTATTTTTGACAGCCAAGGCAATCTTCTAGAAATACTTGGATCGGGTATAGATATTACTTCCCGAAAATTAGCAGAGGAGCAACTACGGCAACGGGAAGCAGAACTATCGGAAGCCCAAAGCTTAGCCAAATTGGGCACCTGGAAATTTTTGTCGGGCTCCGGGGAAATTCAGTGGTCGGAAGAGATTTTACGCATGTTTGGTCTGGAACATCCCCCCAGCTATGAAGAATTAACCGCATCCATTCACCCCGGCGATCGCCAACGCCATGACGAAGTGGTGCAATCGGTTCTGGAAAGCCAAAATTCCCAGGATTTGGTTTACCGTTTTTTCCGCCAGGACGGCAGTCAGGGCTGGCTCTGGGCAAAAATTGAAGCTCTGGTCAATGGGGCGGGAGAAATGATTGGTCTCCATGGGGTGGCCATGGATGTTACTGAGCAAAAAAGTGTCGAAACCGCCCTTCAGGATAGTGAATCTCGCTTTCGTAAAGTGTTTGAGTCCGCTGTTGTCGGCATGATGTTTGCCAATATCAATGGCCAAATTACTGAAGCTAATGATTGCCTCTTGAAAATGCTCGGCTACACCAGAAAAGAACTGGAAGCCGGTTTAATGCGTTGGGATCAGATTACGCCCCCAGAATATAAAAGCCAAGACTTGGAAGCCATCGAAAATCTACGGATATATGGTTTCACAAAACCCTGGGAAAAAGAGTACTACCACAAAAATGGCCGCCGCGTTCCCATTTTGATGGGAGCATCCCCCTTTGAAGGGGAACCGGATTTAACCATCTGCGTGGTGGTGCCCATGGAGGAACAGAAAAAAGCCCTGTATCAACGGGACAGAATAGAAGCGGAGTTAGAAAAACTCAATGCCAAATTGGAACAAAGGGTTTTAGAACGCACCCAAGCTTTGGCGGAAAGTCAAGAACAGGTCAATCGGGTCAATGAACAGTTAGCGCAACGGTTGGAGGAGTTAAAACGGCGCAATCAAGAGATGGAATTGCTTTCCACCCTGAATCAATATTTGCAATCCTGTGTGGTGGTGGCCGATGCCTGTGCTAGCTTGGCGGCCTTGGCTCCCCCGTTGTTTCCCAACATTGCTGGCACGATTTCTATTTTTGACTCCACTGCCAACTATTTTGAACAGGTCAAAACTTGGGGAAATTTAGCCTGCTCCGAACCATTATTCAATGGCACAGATTGCTGGGCTCTGCGCCTGGGACAGCCCCATTTGGTCGGGGTGCAACAGCACGATTTGTTATGTAGCCACCTCAATCCGGAATGTTTGCCCCAAGAAAGTCTTTGCATTCCCCTCATCGCCCAGGGGGAAACCCTTGGTTTGCTTAATCTTTGCAGTGATCGGGCTGGGGTAATTAGTTCTGACCAACAACAGTTAGCCAAGGCGGTGGCGGAACAGGTCAGTCTGGCGATCGCCAATATTAAATTGCGGGAAAGGTTGGAAAATCAGAGTATCCGGGACCCCCTCACGGGGTTATTTAACCGTCGTTATTTAGAACAATTTTTCTTACAAGAGATTGGCCGGGCCAAGCGCTATAACCATTCCATTGGGGTAATTATGGGAGACATTGACCATTTCAAGCAATTCAATGACCAACTGGGGCACGATGCCGGCGACCACGTACTGAAAACCATTGGGCGCATTCTGCAAAGCAATATTCGCGGTTCTGACATTGCTTGTCGGTATGGTGGGGAAGAAATGACCATTGTTTTGCCCCAAACCTCCCTGGAAGATACCCTAGTCAAGGCTGAATCCCTCCGTCAGGCGATCGCCTCCATGGAAGTGGAATACAAAGGAAAGGAATTGGGCACATTGACCGTTTCCCTAGGGGTAGCCTGTTATCCCAACCATGGAGAAACCATGGTCAACATTATCCAAGCCGCAGATAGGGCTCTCTATCAAGCCAAGGCCGCCGGCCGTAATCGAGTTGTGATGGCGGATGAGGTTTTTCCAGTCAATTAG
- the rseP gene encoding RIP metalloprotease RseP, whose amino-acid sequence MSVLAALAAIGVLAVLIAVHELGHFAAARLQGIHVTRFALGFGPPLLKYQGAETEYSIRAIPLGGYVAFPDDDPDSEIPADDPNLLKNRPILDRAIVISAGVIANLVFAYFLLIGQVSTIGFQNIQPGLVIPQVDSASAAQVAGMEPGDIVLSLQGNTLPGFPDATTQFIDIVRRSPSVPITVEVQRGEETKTLTITPTPDAEGKGKIGVALLPNVETKRASNPLEALTYSAEAFERIVKLTTQGFWQLISNFADNASQVAGPVKIVEYGANIARSDASNLFQFGALISINLAVINILPLPALDGGQLVFLLIEGLLGKPLPEKFQMGVMQTGLVLLLSLGVFLIVRDTLNLTFVQEFLPSFTGYE is encoded by the coding sequence ATGTCAGTTTTAGCGGCGTTGGCGGCGATCGGAGTACTTGCAGTACTAATTGCTGTGCATGAGTTGGGCCACTTTGCGGCCGCCCGTTTACAGGGCATCCATGTCACTCGCTTTGCCTTAGGATTTGGGCCACCGCTGTTGAAATACCAAGGTGCCGAAACGGAATATTCCATCCGGGCTATTCCCCTGGGGGGCTACGTGGCGTTCCCCGACGATGATCCAGACAGTGAGATCCCTGCCGACGATCCTAACTTACTAAAAAATCGCCCCATCCTCGACCGGGCCATTGTGATTAGTGCTGGGGTAATTGCCAATTTAGTTTTTGCTTACTTTCTCCTGATTGGTCAAGTTAGCACCATCGGTTTCCAGAATATTCAACCTGGTTTGGTTATTCCCCAAGTGGACAGTGCCTCCGCCGCCCAGGTGGCTGGGATGGAGCCAGGGGATATTGTACTCTCCCTCCAGGGCAACACTCTACCCGGTTTTCCCGATGCCACCACCCAGTTTATCGACATTGTGCGGCGATCGCCGTCGGTGCCTATCACAGTAGAAGTGCAACGGGGGGAAGAAACTAAAACCTTGACCATTACCCCCACCCCAGATGCGGAAGGTAAAGGAAAAATTGGCGTTGCTCTGCTACCCAACGTGGAAACCAAACGGGCTAGCAATCCCCTGGAAGCTTTAACCTACAGCGCCGAGGCTTTTGAACGCATTGTGAAACTAACGACCCAGGGCTTTTGGCAATTAATCAGTAACTTTGCCGACAATGCTTCCCAGGTGGCGGGGCCAGTGAAAATTGTTGAGTATGGTGCTAACATTGCCCGCTCCGATGCCAGTAACCTGTTCCAATTTGGAGCGCTGATTAGCATTAACCTCGCTGTGATTAATATTCTGCCCCTACCTGCTTTGGATGGTGGGCAATTGGTGTTCCTGCTCATCGAAGGACTCCTGGGCAAACCCCTACCGGAAAAATTTCAGATGGGCGTAATGCAAACGGGGTTGGTGCTTCTGCTGAGCTTAGGGGTATTTTTAATTGTGCGGGATACCCTCAATTTGACCTTTGTGCAGGAGTTTTTGCCTTCCTTTACGGGCTATGAGTAG
- the nth gene encoding endonuclease III produces MSSLLRKMASKKQRATEILLILKKLYPGATCSLDYQTPVQLLVATILSAQCTDERVNKVTPALFQRYPDANALAYGDRQEIEELIHSTGFFRNKAKNIQGACRKIVEEFDGEVPQRMEELLTLPGVARKTANVVLAHAFGILAGVTVDTHVKRLSQRLGLTKATDPIRIERDLMKLIPQPDWENFSIHIIYHGRAVCAARKPLCGECQLAHLCPSAQAS; encoded by the coding sequence ATGAGTAGTTTGTTACGGAAAATGGCCAGTAAAAAACAACGGGCAACGGAAATTCTGCTCATTCTCAAAAAACTTTACCCAGGGGCCACCTGTAGTCTGGATTATCAAACCCCAGTACAGCTTTTGGTGGCCACTATTCTTTCGGCCCAATGCACCGATGAACGGGTCAACAAGGTGACTCCAGCCCTGTTTCAGCGTTATCCCGATGCCAACGCCCTGGCCTACGGCGATCGCCAAGAGATTGAAGAATTAATCCACTCCACCGGCTTTTTCCGCAATAAAGCTAAAAATATTCAGGGAGCTTGCCGCAAAATTGTCGAGGAATTTGACGGGGAAGTGCCCCAAAGAATGGAAGAGTTATTGACCCTACCGGGGGTGGCCCGCAAAACGGCCAATGTGGTGCTAGCCCATGCCTTTGGCATCCTGGCCGGGGTAACGGTGGACACCCACGTCAAACGCCTGAGCCAACGGTTGGGGTTAACTAAAGCGACCGATCCCATTCGTATTGAGCGGGATTTAATGAAACTGATTCCCCAGCCGGATTGGGAAAATTTTTCTATCCATATTATTTATCACGGTCGAGCGGTGTGTGCGGCCCGCAAGCCCCTCTGTGGGGAATGTCAGTTGGCCCATCTTTGTCCCAGTGCCCAAGCGAGTTGA
- a CDS encoding nucleoside deaminase, with protein sequence MDQPLPTHEDWMQMAIALAEEAGNVGEIPVGAVVVNAMGEVLATGQNRKQRDQNPIAHAEMLAIQTACRRLGHWRLNECTLYVTLEPCPMCTGAIIQARLGLLVYGTPDPKTGTIDSVFDLAASAASNHHLQSLGGVCQEQCREQLQDWFAQHRARKKQQSLVS encoded by the coding sequence ATGGATCAACCCCTACCCACCCATGAAGATTGGATGCAAATGGCGATCGCCTTAGCGGAGGAAGCGGGCAATGTGGGGGAAATTCCCGTGGGAGCAGTGGTTGTCAATGCAATGGGAGAAGTTTTAGCTACAGGCCAAAATCGTAAGCAACGGGATCAAAATCCCATCGCCCATGCGGAAATGTTAGCCATCCAAACTGCTTGCCGTCGGCTAGGCCATTGGCGATTGAATGAATGCACCCTTTACGTTACGTTGGAACCTTGTCCCATGTGTACCGGCGCCATTATCCAAGCCCGTTTAGGTTTATTAGTTTATGGCACCCCCGACCCGAAAACCGGCACCATCGACAGCGTGTTCGATTTGGCCGCCAGCGCTGCCTCTAACCATCACTTACAAAGCTTAGGAGGAGTGTGCCAAGAACAGTGCCGTGAACAGTTACAGGATTGGTTTGCCCAACATCGGGCTAGGAAAAAACAACAATCCCTTGTTTCCTGA
- a CDS encoding DUF29 family protein, protein MEELLELKQLVQSGQTTAALALIDELETMSKEDKINKIYSYCVVLLIHLIKQQAEARSTNSWEVSIRNAINAIERINKRRKAGCYYVSQSDLQEILAEADDRALDNASLEAFGGIYNAAYLAEKVDRNAIISQAIKLISFA, encoded by the coding sequence ATGGAAGAATTATTGGAATTAAAACAATTAGTGCAATCTGGGCAAACCACGGCCGCTCTGGCTTTAATCGATGAATTAGAAACCATGAGCAAAGAGGATAAAATTAATAAAATTTACAGTTATTGCGTTGTTTTACTGATTCATTTGATTAAACAACAGGCGGAGGCAAGAAGCACTAATTCCTGGGAAGTTTCCATTCGCAATGCTATCAACGCCATAGAACGCATTAATAAACGCAGGAAAGCAGGGTGCTATTATGTCAGTCAATCGGACTTACAAGAAATTTTGGCTGAAGCCGATGATCGAGCTTTGGATAACGCTTCTCTAGAAGCCTTTGGCGGAATTTACAATGCTGCTTATTTGGCGGAAAAAGTAGACCGTAATGCTATTATCAGCCAAGCAATAAAGTTAATTAGTTTTGCCTGA
- a CDS encoding DASH family cryptochrome: MKHVPPTVLVWFRNDLRLHDHEPLHRALKSGLAITAVYCYDPRQFAQTHQGFAKTGPWRSNFLQQSVQNLAESLQKVGNKLLVTTGLPEQVIPQIAKQINAKTIYYHREVTQEELDVERNLVKQLTILGIEAKGYWGSTLCHPEDLPFSIQDLPDLFTKFRKDIEKKKISIRPCFFAPSQLLPSPNIKLELTAPPPEFFPQINFDHRSVLAFQGGETAGLARLQDYFWHGDRLKDYKETRNGMVGADYSSKFSPWLALGCLSPRFIYQEVKRYEQERVSNDSTHWLIFELLWRDFFRFVAQKYGNKLFNRGGLLNKNFPWQEDQVRFELWRSGQTGYPLVDANMRELNLTGFMSNRGRQNVASFLCKNLGIDWRWGAEWFESCLIDYDVCSNWGNWNYTAGIGNDARDFRYFNIPKQSQQYDPQGTYLRHWLPELKNLPGDKIHQPWLLSATEQKQWGVQLGVDYPRPCVNFHQSVEARRKIEQMGVIA; this comes from the coding sequence TTGAAACACGTCCCCCCCACGGTTTTGGTTTGGTTTCGGAATGATCTGCGTTTGCATGACCATGAACCCCTGCATCGGGCCCTAAAATCTGGTTTAGCAATTACCGCTGTGTACTGTTACGACCCCAGACAATTTGCCCAGACTCACCAAGGATTTGCGAAAACTGGGCCATGGCGGAGTAATTTTCTCCAACAATCTGTACAAAATTTGGCTGAAAGCTTGCAGAAAGTGGGCAATAAATTGCTGGTGACAACGGGTCTACCGGAGCAAGTAATTCCCCAAATAGCCAAGCAAATCAACGCTAAGACTATTTATTACCATCGGGAAGTTACCCAGGAAGAGCTAGACGTAGAAAGAAATTTAGTTAAACAATTAACAATCTTAGGTATAGAAGCAAAAGGTTATTGGGGAAGTACCCTTTGCCATCCCGAAGATTTACCCTTTTCCATTCAAGATTTACCAGATTTATTTACTAAGTTTCGCAAAGATATTGAAAAGAAAAAAATATCGATTCGTCCGTGTTTTTTTGCCCCATCCCAACTGCTTCCTAGCCCCAATATTAAACTGGAGTTAACCGCACCACCGCCCGAATTCTTTCCTCAAATTAATTTTGATCATCGTTCTGTTTTGGCTTTTCAAGGAGGAGAAACCGCTGGTTTAGCGAGGTTACAAGACTACTTTTGGCATGGCGATCGCCTAAAAGATTATAAAGAAACCCGCAATGGTATGGTGGGAGCGGATTATTCTAGTAAGTTTTCCCCTTGGTTAGCATTGGGTTGCCTTTCCCCCCGGTTCATTTACCAAGAAGTGAAACGTTACGAACAAGAACGGGTTAGTAATGATTCTACCCATTGGTTGATTTTCGAGTTACTCTGGCGGGACTTTTTCCGTTTTGTGGCCCAAAAATATGGCAACAAGTTATTTAATCGAGGGGGATTGCTGAACAAAAATTTCCCCTGGCAAGAAGATCAAGTCCGGTTTGAACTCTGGCGATCGGGACAAACTGGTTATCCTTTGGTGGATGCTAATATGCGGGAATTAAATCTCACTGGCTTTATGTCCAATCGGGGACGGCAAAATGTTGCCAGTTTTCTTTGTAAAAATCTGGGCATTGATTGGCGTTGGGGCGCAGAATGGTTTGAATCTTGCCTAATTGATTACGATGTATGCAGTAATTGGGGCAATTGGAATTACACTGCTGGCATAGGTAATGACGCTAGGGATTTTCGTTATTTTAATATTCCTAAACAAAGCCAACAATACGATCCCCAGGGAACCTATTTACGCCATTGGTTACCAGAATTAAAAAATTTACCCGGCGACAAAATTCATCAGCCTTGGTTATTATCTGCCACGGAACAAAAACAATGGGGAGTGCAATTGGGAGTGGATTATCCCCGCCCCTGTGTTAATTTTCACCAATCAGTGGAAGCCCGCCGTAAAATTGAACAGATGGGTGTTATTGCTTAG
- a CDS encoding tetratricopeptide repeat protein — MQKFFQRIWQWIQQLFAPLVGGPGPGTKSLQELPPLSDTDYEFLFNQLLEGIAHGWHEGRILKFFQQLDHRCRPKQWLDWLDRFQTTVLASPSPNLVLAARMMRLGELAQSFPQIAPIGDKSQRIGRELYARQSPPQMDTVWEYDGPDLVSIDQAQGQMETFTFDELVQRLPQDAALATHFAGFLGIESTDPQVILRALMEKFAIPEEMLTEALNHGGESSSAPVDSLVEDQGTASALAQEELWPLVDPVTIDNSQFENNQEPHTAEDWLNLGIQQAQRGELETAIASWGEAISLNPQMTSAWQNRGSALGVMGKLEEALANFDEALAQNPDDAEVWLSRGLLLEAMERKEEAIPSYEKALTLEPTLPEAQERLEELQGLLSQD; from the coding sequence ATGCAGAAATTTTTCCAGCGTATTTGGCAGTGGATCCAACAACTTTTTGCCCCCCTGGTGGGCGGCCCAGGGCCGGGGACTAAATCTCTCCAGGAACTGCCCCCCCTGAGCGACACTGACTATGAGTTTTTGTTTAATCAACTGCTGGAAGGCATTGCCCACGGTTGGCACGAAGGGCGTATTCTCAAATTTTTTCAACAGTTAGACCACCGCTGTCGGCCTAAGCAATGGCTTGATTGGTTAGACCGTTTTCAAACTACGGTGCTAGCTTCCCCTTCTCCCAATTTAGTTCTAGCCGCCCGGATGATGCGTTTGGGGGAATTGGCCCAATCCTTTCCCCAGATTGCTCCCATTGGCGATAAATCCCAGCGCATTGGCAGGGAGCTGTATGCCCGGCAGTCACCGCCCCAGATGGATACGGTGTGGGAATATGATGGCCCCGATCTAGTTTCCATAGACCAGGCCCAAGGGCAAATGGAAACCTTCACCTTTGATGAATTGGTGCAACGGTTACCCCAGGATGCCGCTTTGGCAACCCATTTTGCTGGCTTTTTGGGCATTGAAAGCACCGATCCCCAGGTGATTTTGCGGGCATTGATGGAAAAATTCGCCATTCCAGAGGAAATGTTAACTGAAGCCTTGAACCATGGGGGTGAATCGAGCTCGGCTCCGGTGGATAGTTTAGTCGAAGATCAGGGGACTGCGTCCGCTCTGGCACAAGAAGAGTTGTGGCCTCTTGTTGACCCGGTTACCATCGACAACTCCCAATTTGAAAATAACCAAGAACCCCATACTGCCGAAGATTGGTTAAACCTTGGCATACAGCAGGCCCAGAGAGGAGAACTGGAAACGGCGATCGCCAGTTGGGGGGAGGCGATCAGTTTAAATCCCCAGATGACTTCCGCCTGGCAAAATCGGGGTAGTGCGTTGGGAGTTATGGGTAAGTTAGAAGAGGCCTTGGCTAATTTTGATGAAGCTTTAGCACAAAATCCCGACGATGCTGAGGTTTGGTTAAGCCGGGGTTTACTGCTCGAAGCTATGGAGCGCAAAGAAGAGGCTATTCCCAGCTATGAAAAGGCTTTAACTTTAGAACCTACCCTACCGGAAGCCCAGGAAAGATTAGAAGAGTTGCAAGGCCTACTGTCCCAGGATTAA